A window of Gouania willdenowi chromosome 12, fGouWil2.1, whole genome shotgun sequence contains these coding sequences:
- the olfm1b gene encoding olfactomedin 1b isoform X2: MKLLTLILLIVMGTELTQVLPANPEESWQVYSSAQDSEGRCVCTVVAPQQSMCSRDARTKQLRQLLEKVQNMTQSIQVLDQRTQRDLQYVEKMEVQLRGLETKFRQVEENHKQNIAKQYKAIKAKMEELRPLIPVLEEYKADAKLVLQFKEEVQNLTSVLNELQEEMGAYDYEELHNRVSNLEERLRACMQKLACGKLTGISEPITIKTSGSRFGSWMTDPLAPEGDTRVWYMDGYHNNRFVREYKSMQDFMSTDNFTSHRLPHPWSGTGQVVYNGSIYFNKFQSHVIIKFDFRTSSISKSRPLDYAGFNNAYHYAWGGHSDIDLMVDEGGLWAIYATHQNAGNIVISKLNPNTLQIIKSWTTNHPKRSAGESFMICGTLYVTNGYSGGTKVYYAYSTNSSTYEYIDIAFQNKYSHISMLDYNPRDRALYAWNNGHQVLYNVTLFHVIRSVEL, translated from the exons GTGTTGCCAGCGAACCCAGAGGAATCATGGCAGGTGTACAGTTCAGCCCAGGACAGTGAGGGGAGGTGCGTCTGCACGGTGGTGGCCCCCCAGCAGTCCATGTGCTCACGGGACGCTCGCACCAAACAGCTGAGGCAGCTTTTGGAGAAG GTCCAGAACATGACCCAGTCCATCCAGGTGCTGGACCAGCGCACCCAGCGGGACCTGCAGTACGTGGAGAAAATGGAGGTCCAGCTCCGCGGTTTGGAGACCAAGTTCCGGCAGGTGGAGGAGAACCACAAGCAGAACATCGCCAAGCAATACAAG GCCATAAAAGCGAAAATGGAGGAGCTTAGGCCGTTGATACCAGTGTTGGAGGAGTACAAAGCCGATGCCAAATTGGTATTGCAGTTTAAGGAGGAGGTCCAGAATCTGACGTCAGTTCTAAACGAACTTCAGGAGGAGATGGGAGCCTATGACTACGAGGAGCTCCACAACAGAGTGTCAAATCTTGAGGAGAGACTGCGAGCGTGCATGCAAAAATTAG CATGTGGCAAACTGACGGGTATCAGTGAACCAATCACCATTAAGACGTCCGGCTCTCGCTTTGGGTCCTGGATGACCGACCCCCTGGCACCAGAAGGAGACACTAGG GTCTGGTATATGGACGGTTACCACAACAACCGGTTCGTGCGGGAGTACAAGTCGATGCAGGACTTTATGTCGACGGACAACTTCACGTCCCACCGACTTCCCCACCCTTGGTCGGGAACAGGTCAAGTGGTCTACAACGGCTCCATCTACTTCAACAAGTTTCAGAGCCACGTCATCATCAAGTTTGACTTCCGCACCTCCTCCATCAGCAAGTCCCGGCCACTGGACTACGCTGGGTTCAACAATGCCTATCACTACGCCTGGGGTGGCCACTCGGACATTGACCTGATGGTGGACGAGGGGGGCCTGTGGGCCATCTACGCCACCCACCAGAACGCCGGTAACATTGTCATCAGCAAGTTGAACCCCAACACGCTGCAGATCATCAAGAGCTGGACCACCAACCACCCGAAGAGGAGCGCCGGTGAGTCTTTTATGATCTGCGGCACCCTTTACGTAACCAACGGCTACTCCGGAGGAACCAAGGTCTACTACGCCTACTCCACCAACTCCTCCACGTACGAGTACATCGACATTGCCTTTCAGAATAAGTACTCGCACATCTCTATGCTGGACTACAACCCACGTGACCGAGCCCTATACGCGTGGAACAATGGCCACCAGGTTCTTTACAACGTCACGCTGTTCCACGTCATCCGCTCAGTGGAACTGTAA
- the olfm1b gene encoding olfactomedin 1b isoform X1, with product MSVPLLKIGVVLSTMAMITNWMSQTLPSLVGLNTTKLTAAQGGGGGGYPDRSTGVLPANPEESWQVYSSAQDSEGRCVCTVVAPQQSMCSRDARTKQLRQLLEKVQNMTQSIQVLDQRTQRDLQYVEKMEVQLRGLETKFRQVEENHKQNIAKQYKAIKAKMEELRPLIPVLEEYKADAKLVLQFKEEVQNLTSVLNELQEEMGAYDYEELHNRVSNLEERLRACMQKLACGKLTGISEPITIKTSGSRFGSWMTDPLAPEGDTRVWYMDGYHNNRFVREYKSMQDFMSTDNFTSHRLPHPWSGTGQVVYNGSIYFNKFQSHVIIKFDFRTSSISKSRPLDYAGFNNAYHYAWGGHSDIDLMVDEGGLWAIYATHQNAGNIVISKLNPNTLQIIKSWTTNHPKRSAGESFMICGTLYVTNGYSGGTKVYYAYSTNSSTYEYIDIAFQNKYSHISMLDYNPRDRALYAWNNGHQVLYNVTLFHVIRSVEL from the exons ATGTCGGTGCCTTTGCTGAAGATCGGCGTCGTGCTAAGCACCATGGCGATGATCACCAACTGGATGTCGCAGACCCTCCCCTCCCTGGTGGGGCTCAACACCACCAAGCTCACAGCGGcgcagggaggaggaggaggagggtacCCGGACCGGAGCACCGGA GTGTTGCCAGCGAACCCAGAGGAATCATGGCAGGTGTACAGTTCAGCCCAGGACAGTGAGGGGAGGTGCGTCTGCACGGTGGTGGCCCCCCAGCAGTCCATGTGCTCACGGGACGCTCGCACCAAACAGCTGAGGCAGCTTTTGGAGAAG GTCCAGAACATGACCCAGTCCATCCAGGTGCTGGACCAGCGCACCCAGCGGGACCTGCAGTACGTGGAGAAAATGGAGGTCCAGCTCCGCGGTTTGGAGACCAAGTTCCGGCAGGTGGAGGAGAACCACAAGCAGAACATCGCCAAGCAATACAAG GCCATAAAAGCGAAAATGGAGGAGCTTAGGCCGTTGATACCAGTGTTGGAGGAGTACAAAGCCGATGCCAAATTGGTATTGCAGTTTAAGGAGGAGGTCCAGAATCTGACGTCAGTTCTAAACGAACTTCAGGAGGAGATGGGAGCCTATGACTACGAGGAGCTCCACAACAGAGTGTCAAATCTTGAGGAGAGACTGCGAGCGTGCATGCAAAAATTAG CATGTGGCAAACTGACGGGTATCAGTGAACCAATCACCATTAAGACGTCCGGCTCTCGCTTTGGGTCCTGGATGACCGACCCCCTGGCACCAGAAGGAGACACTAGG GTCTGGTATATGGACGGTTACCACAACAACCGGTTCGTGCGGGAGTACAAGTCGATGCAGGACTTTATGTCGACGGACAACTTCACGTCCCACCGACTTCCCCACCCTTGGTCGGGAACAGGTCAAGTGGTCTACAACGGCTCCATCTACTTCAACAAGTTTCAGAGCCACGTCATCATCAAGTTTGACTTCCGCACCTCCTCCATCAGCAAGTCCCGGCCACTGGACTACGCTGGGTTCAACAATGCCTATCACTACGCCTGGGGTGGCCACTCGGACATTGACCTGATGGTGGACGAGGGGGGCCTGTGGGCCATCTACGCCACCCACCAGAACGCCGGTAACATTGTCATCAGCAAGTTGAACCCCAACACGCTGCAGATCATCAAGAGCTGGACCACCAACCACCCGAAGAGGAGCGCCGGTGAGTCTTTTATGATCTGCGGCACCCTTTACGTAACCAACGGCTACTCCGGAGGAACCAAGGTCTACTACGCCTACTCCACCAACTCCTCCACGTACGAGTACATCGACATTGCCTTTCAGAATAAGTACTCGCACATCTCTATGCTGGACTACAACCCACGTGACCGAGCCCTATACGCGTGGAACAATGGCCACCAGGTTCTTTACAACGTCACGCTGTTCCACGTCATCCGCTCAGTGGAACTGTAA